The following are from one region of the Arthrobacter sp. TMP15 genome:
- a CDS encoding PadR family transcriptional regulator codes for MRQQLSPLAMAILGLLVERAMHPYEMYQLLVQRHEDRILKVRPGTLYHAMGRLAAAELVETVGTDRDGNRPERTTYAILAAGREQLTIELCQLLSQPVKEYPRFPQALSEAHNLPAASAIELLGQRTVALEEEVATLESQTSVARAREVPEQYWINVDYQQHQLRSELDWIHKLRANIRNGSLPWGIGTK; via the coding sequence GTGCGACAACAGCTTTCACCTCTTGCCATGGCTATTCTGGGCCTGCTCGTTGAGCGGGCTATGCATCCTTATGAGATGTATCAATTGCTGGTGCAACGCCACGAAGACCGGATACTCAAGGTCAGACCCGGAACTCTTTACCATGCGATGGGCAGGCTGGCGGCGGCTGAACTGGTTGAAACGGTGGGAACTGATCGTGACGGTAACCGTCCGGAACGGACAACCTACGCAATTCTGGCGGCTGGCCGAGAGCAGTTGACCATTGAACTGTGTCAACTGCTCTCGCAACCTGTCAAAGAATACCCTCGCTTTCCACAGGCACTTTCCGAAGCGCACAATCTGCCGGCAGCCAGCGCTATTGAACTTTTAGGGCAACGCACCGTGGCACTTGAAGAGGAAGTGGCTACCTTGGAATCTCAGACTTCAGTGGCACGTGCACGGGAAGTGCCGGAGCAGTATTGGATCAATGTGGACTATCAACAACATCAGTTGCGGTCCGAGCTCGACTGGATCCACAAACTGCGCGCCAATATCCGCAACGGCTCACTTCCCTGGGGGATCGGCACCAAATAA
- a CDS encoding folate-binding protein, giving the protein MSYLSPLLNRAGAVQAGGQDAGVASHYGEPNREQRLLAGYLGKPGTAVVDLSHRGVVTVTGPDRLSWLNTLSSQALTNLAPGIGTELLLLTIQGRIEFDARVVDDGECTWLIVETDEAAPLAQWLNSMKFMLRVEVADASRSWAVVGSVAEVPEWGNYVAWVDPWPHVGAGGYSYAAVAAEEHPGLERPWREYLIPATELVDAVGQRPLAGVWAAEALRVAAWRPRRGAETDEKTIPHELDLLRTAVHMDKGCYKGQESVARVHNLGRPPRRLVFLQLDGSLHTLPAAGSEVSFEERVVGTVTSSAQHFEMGPIALALIKRSVDPQAVLSVTDDGEVYPASQEVIVAPQAGQVVGRATGFLRPPR; this is encoded by the coding sequence ATGAGCTATTTAAGTCCGTTGTTGAACCGTGCCGGTGCCGTGCAAGCGGGCGGCCAAGACGCTGGCGTAGCTTCCCACTACGGTGAACCCAACCGTGAACAGCGCCTGTTGGCGGGGTATCTGGGGAAGCCGGGAACCGCCGTCGTAGATCTTTCCCACCGTGGTGTGGTTACTGTGACCGGCCCCGACAGGCTTAGTTGGCTCAACACGCTTTCATCCCAGGCTCTGACAAATTTGGCGCCCGGAATAGGCACTGAACTGCTCCTGCTTACTATCCAGGGCCGCATTGAATTTGATGCCCGTGTTGTAGATGACGGTGAATGCACCTGGTTGATTGTGGAAACCGATGAGGCAGCACCGTTGGCGCAGTGGTTGAACTCCATGAAGTTCATGTTGCGGGTAGAGGTTGCCGATGCCTCGAGAAGCTGGGCAGTGGTTGGTTCTGTTGCAGAAGTTCCCGAATGGGGCAATTATGTGGCGTGGGTTGATCCGTGGCCGCATGTTGGTGCCGGTGGGTACAGTTATGCAGCCGTTGCTGCGGAAGAGCATCCCGGACTAGAGCGGCCTTGGCGCGAGTACTTGATTCCGGCTACTGAATTGGTGGATGCTGTGGGGCAGCGTCCGTTGGCTGGTGTGTGGGCAGCTGAAGCGCTCCGAGTGGCTGCTTGGCGTCCACGCCGAGGCGCGGAAACGGACGAGAAAACAATTCCGCACGAACTGGACCTGCTGCGTACCGCCGTGCACATGGACAAAGGATGTTACAAGGGCCAGGAATCGGTTGCGCGTGTGCACAATTTGGGGCGGCCGCCGCGCAGACTCGTGTTTCTCCAGCTCGATGGCTCCCTTCACACCCTGCCGGCCGCCGGGAGCGAGGTTTCCTTCGAGGAACGTGTGGTGGGCACTGTAACTTCCAGTGCCCAGCACTTTGAGATGGGGCCTATTGCGCTTGCGCTGATCAAACGCTCCGTTGATCCGCAGGCAGTGTTGAGTGTAACCGACGACGGTGAGGTCTACCCCGCCAGTCAAGAGGTCATTGTTGCCCCGCAAGCAGGTCAAGTCGTAGGCCGGGCCACCGGGTTCCTTCGTCCACCTCGGTAA
- a CDS encoding FABP family protein — translation MPIEIPTDLTPELVPLSWLLGTWSGAGRLGAGDADSEFFTQTVTFKANGLPYLQYTAESWLTDEAGTVLRPLSVETGFWQLDRKLNDSDGGPGLIPAEIVPALRTADDVEALRNADGGFNIMANIVHPGGISELYYGTIEGPQIQLSTDAVMRGAGAKDYTAATRIFGLVNSDLYWRWDVAAQGKALAAHASAALHKVTL, via the coding sequence ATGCCCATTGAGATCCCCACAGACCTGACTCCTGAACTTGTGCCGTTGTCGTGGCTGCTTGGAACATGGAGTGGAGCGGGCCGGCTAGGCGCTGGCGATGCTGACTCTGAGTTTTTCACCCAGACTGTAACCTTCAAAGCCAATGGACTGCCCTATTTGCAATACACAGCTGAGTCGTGGTTAACAGATGAAGCGGGTACTGTTTTGCGGCCACTTTCCGTGGAAACAGGGTTTTGGCAGCTTGACCGAAAATTAAACGACTCCGACGGCGGCCCCGGCCTGATACCTGCGGAGATAGTGCCTGCGCTTCGAACAGCGGATGATGTTGAGGCCCTCCGCAATGCTGATGGTGGGTTCAACATCATGGCCAATATTGTGCACCCCGGTGGCATCTCGGAGCTGTACTACGGCACCATTGAGGGTCCCCAGATTCAGCTTTCAACCGATGCTGTCATGCGCGGAGCCGGAGCTAAGGATTACACTGCGGCGACCCGTATTTTTGGTCTCGTTAACAGCGACTTGTACTGGCGTTGGGACGTTGCCGCCCAGGGTAAGGCTCTTGCCGCTCACGCCTCCGCCGCCTTGCACAAAGTTACTTTGTAA
- a CDS encoding permease, with amino-acid sequence MKSYTAGLIGIIALALLVAGHSLGLGYAVGVSIALAVVFGYGWPQYLGIPAKKTLGTVIALTGVGAAVTAGLATGGDFLVWTPIYIAVGFGAVMAVQIIRGTGQKHRLESTLGAGAGVAIAGFTCGWVASFRFLGEPGMTLIVAISAAVALLVGMLAWPDRVVGPLAIGVAALVGPLAALLFSDVRIIPAAILGVLVGAVIAAFRRIRTLAGTPAVVLGVVAAALAPILSLGTLVYFVEKMILY; translated from the coding sequence GTGAAGTCATATACTGCCGGACTTATTGGAATCATCGCTTTAGCACTGCTGGTGGCCGGGCACTCTCTGGGTCTTGGTTATGCGGTTGGCGTGAGCATCGCCCTCGCGGTGGTCTTTGGCTATGGCTGGCCGCAATATTTAGGTATTCCAGCCAAGAAAACCTTGGGAACCGTCATTGCTTTGACAGGGGTTGGCGCAGCCGTGACCGCAGGATTGGCGACGGGGGGCGACTTCTTGGTGTGGACCCCCATCTATATAGCCGTTGGTTTTGGCGCAGTTATGGCCGTACAAATTATTCGCGGAACAGGGCAAAAGCACCGGCTTGAATCCACCCTTGGCGCCGGAGCAGGTGTTGCCATCGCTGGCTTCACGTGTGGATGGGTGGCCTCTTTTCGGTTCCTGGGTGAGCCCGGCATGACCCTTATCGTGGCAATCAGCGCAGCAGTGGCGCTTTTGGTGGGCATGTTGGCATGGCCTGACAGGGTTGTTGGGCCCCTGGCGATAGGAGTGGCTGCTTTAGTAGGGCCCCTTGCCGCGCTGCTTTTCTCTGATGTCCGCATTATTCCGGCCGCAATTCTAGGGGTCCTCGTCGGAGCTGTCATTGCGGCTTTCCGCCGAATCCGCACCCTCGCCGGCACGCCAGCCGTGGTCCTGGGTGTGGTTGCGGCAGCGCTAGCCCCAATCCTGTCCCTTGGCACGCTTGTTTATTTCGTTGAAAAAATGATCCTGTACTAG
- a CDS encoding response regulator transcription factor, with amino-acid sequence MSQILMLTNNRGSSVEVLPALELLSHTVHILPAVPTALLEAKPSDLIMVDARKDLAGSRSLTQLLRATGISVPLLLVLTEGGMAAVTASWAADDVVVDSASPAEVEARIRLAVTRAANTEETAPQKIQAAGIVIDEDSYTARVHGTVLNLTYKEFELLKYLAQHPGRVFSRAQLLNEVWGYDYYGGTRTVDVHIRRLRAKLGVENEKLISTVRNVGYRLITSKTDHNVLSAT; translated from the coding sequence ATGTCGCAGATATTAATGCTGACCAACAACCGCGGCAGTTCCGTGGAGGTTTTGCCTGCGCTCGAACTTTTAAGCCACACCGTCCATATTCTTCCGGCAGTCCCTACTGCCTTGCTCGAGGCCAAACCCTCAGATTTGATCATGGTTGATGCTCGCAAGGACTTAGCCGGCTCCCGTTCATTAACTCAGTTGCTGCGGGCTACCGGCATCAGCGTTCCCCTATTGCTTGTTTTAACCGAGGGAGGTATGGCCGCTGTGACGGCTTCCTGGGCAGCCGATGATGTCGTGGTTGATTCGGCCAGCCCCGCTGAGGTTGAGGCGCGGATCCGGTTGGCGGTGACCCGGGCAGCCAACACCGAGGAAACCGCACCCCAGAAAATTCAGGCTGCAGGGATCGTTATCGATGAGGATAGTTACACGGCCAGGGTCCACGGCACAGTCCTGAACCTGACGTATAAAGAGTTTGAGTTACTCAAATATCTTGCTCAGCATCCCGGGCGTGTCTTTAGCCGGGCGCAACTGCTTAACGAGGTGTGGGGCTATGACTATTACGGGGGAACCCGCACAGTCGATGTGCACATTAGACGCTTGCGCGCGAAATTGGGGGTTGAGAATGAAAAACTTATCAGTACTGTGCGCAATGTCGGTTACCGACTTATTACATCCAAGACGGACCACAACGTCCTAAGCGCGACATAG
- the mshD gene encoding mycothiol synthase, protein MSPAKIDSWPVTVIQGAPGPELLQEMASVIDAAEDADGNPPFSEQTLVELKSATAGSPSVLTLLTYAPEDASPTVGEDLAGIAVVVLDGSEGVLEIVVHPAYRNDGVGAILADKLVEVRGLQGIKAWSHGGHEAAADLAASYGYRAIRELWRMRLVRASPSSGTTATQSAAHYQRPDGVRLRTFVPGQDEEAWLAANAAAFAHHPEQGSLTLADLQAREEEPWFDPAGFFLAVNDADEILGFHWTKVHPARAGQAAMGEVYVVGVTPAAQGLGLGKILTRQGMDHLQNAGLSAIMLYVDADNEAAVSLYRKLGFTKWDSDVMYGPMSA, encoded by the coding sequence ATGAGCCCCGCAAAGATTGACAGCTGGCCTGTGACGGTCATTCAAGGAGCCCCCGGGCCCGAGCTTCTCCAAGAGATGGCGAGCGTGATTGACGCTGCGGAGGACGCGGACGGCAATCCTCCCTTCTCCGAGCAAACTTTGGTGGAATTAAAGTCTGCGACTGCAGGTTCCCCCAGTGTGCTGACACTTCTAACGTATGCCCCCGAGGACGCCTCGCCCACTGTTGGCGAAGACCTTGCAGGCATAGCAGTTGTTGTGCTGGACGGCAGCGAAGGGGTGTTGGAGATTGTTGTGCATCCGGCATACCGCAACGACGGGGTGGGTGCAATTTTGGCCGACAAACTGGTTGAGGTACGAGGACTGCAGGGCATCAAGGCGTGGTCCCACGGCGGTCATGAAGCTGCGGCGGACCTGGCTGCCAGCTACGGCTACCGGGCCATCCGTGAACTGTGGCGTATGCGCCTTGTCCGGGCGTCACCGTCGTCCGGCACCACGGCTACACAATCGGCTGCTCACTACCAGAGGCCCGACGGGGTGCGGCTACGAACATTTGTTCCCGGCCAGGATGAGGAAGCCTGGTTAGCCGCCAACGCGGCAGCCTTTGCCCACCACCCGGAACAGGGATCACTCACCTTGGCTGATCTTCAGGCTCGCGAGGAGGAACCGTGGTTTGATCCGGCCGGTTTCTTCCTTGCAGTCAATGACGCCGACGAGATTCTGGGGTTCCACTGGACCAAGGTCCACCCTGCCCGTGCGGGGCAAGCTGCCATGGGCGAGGTTTATGTTGTGGGGGTAACTCCGGCAGCACAGGGGTTGGGTCTGGGTAAAATCCTGACACGACAGGGCATGGATCACCTGCAGAATGCAGGATTGAGCGCCATTATGCTTTACGTTGATGCAGACAATGAGGCGGCGGTTTCGTTGTATCGCAAGCTTGGTTTCACCAAATGGGATTCGGATGTCATGTACGGACCAATGTCGGCATAA
- a CDS encoding RNA degradosome polyphosphate kinase has protein sequence MKREYKGPGATVSTKSRERFVSGEVPASRATQDRIEIPEFEPTLIPEGDISADRFLDRELSWLAFNARVLELAEDPDLHLLERVNFLSIFASNLDEFFMVRVAGLKRRIAAGLAVPSPAGLSPIEVLEQVSNAAHELQARHAHVFASQIRPALAYEHIHLVHWDELDDKAKSALSKMFGDKIFPILTPLAVDPAHPFPYISGLSLNLAVVVRNPVSEKELFARLKVPDLLPRLVAVDGPRAGTVPGRVARFIPLEEVIAEHLDQLFPGMEIVEHHSFRVTRNEDLEVEEDDAENLLQALEKELLRRKFGPPVRLEVTTDINPSVLALLVRELDVDEAEVYSLPAPLDLRGLSIIGSIDRPDLRYPKHVAHTSRDLNASETSKAANVFAAMRRRDILLHHPYDAFSTSVQAFLEQAATDPKVRAIKQTLYRTSGDSPIVDALVDAAEAGKQVLALVEIKARFDEQANISWARKLEQAGVHVVYGIVGLKTHCKLSLVVRQEQDGLRRYCHIGTGNYHPRTARYYEDLGLLTADNQVGEDLSKLFNQLSGYAPKSSFDRLLVAPRSVRSGLIERIDREIANKKAGLPARVCIKVNSMVDEAIIDSLYRASQAGVEVGVIVRGICSLRPGVPGLSENITVRSFLGRFLEHSRVFTFANNLEPVVYIGSADMMHRNLDRRVEALVQLSNAEDIAEVNSLLERYLDPGTASWHLDNEGQWKRFHLDNEGKPLLDIQSWLLASRSRSRSTLHR, from the coding sequence ATGAAGCGCGAATACAAGGGACCCGGGGCCACTGTGAGTACAAAGAGCCGGGAACGTTTTGTTTCAGGTGAAGTACCGGCCTCACGAGCTACTCAGGACCGGATTGAGATCCCCGAGTTTGAGCCAACACTCATTCCCGAGGGCGATATCAGCGCCGACAGGTTCCTTGACCGTGAGCTGAGCTGGCTGGCATTCAACGCCAGGGTCTTGGAACTTGCTGAAGATCCGGACCTGCACTTGTTGGAACGAGTAAACTTCCTGTCCATTTTCGCGTCCAACCTGGATGAGTTTTTCATGGTGCGGGTGGCGGGACTTAAACGCCGCATTGCTGCCGGGCTGGCGGTACCCTCACCTGCCGGGCTGAGCCCCATAGAAGTGCTGGAGCAGGTCAGTAACGCCGCCCACGAACTTCAGGCACGGCACGCCCATGTTTTTGCGAGCCAGATTCGCCCGGCACTGGCCTATGAACACATCCACTTGGTGCATTGGGATGAGCTCGATGACAAGGCCAAGTCCGCGTTGTCTAAAATGTTTGGCGATAAGATCTTCCCGATTCTCACGCCGCTGGCAGTGGACCCCGCCCACCCTTTCCCCTACATTTCCGGGCTGTCACTTAATTTGGCTGTTGTGGTTCGCAACCCTGTCAGTGAGAAGGAACTCTTCGCAAGGTTGAAGGTGCCGGATCTCTTGCCCCGTTTGGTTGCTGTTGATGGCCCCCGTGCCGGGACTGTCCCCGGGCGCGTGGCGCGCTTCATCCCGCTGGAAGAGGTCATCGCCGAGCACCTTGACCAGCTTTTTCCCGGCATGGAGATTGTGGAGCACCACTCATTCCGAGTCACTCGCAATGAAGACCTCGAGGTTGAAGAGGACGACGCCGAGAATCTCCTGCAAGCTCTGGAGAAGGAACTACTGCGTCGAAAATTTGGTCCCCCCGTCCGTCTCGAGGTCACCACCGACATCAACCCAAGTGTTCTTGCACTTCTTGTGCGCGAACTTGACGTTGATGAGGCAGAAGTTTATTCGCTGCCTGCTCCTTTGGATTTGCGTGGCCTGTCCATCATCGGCTCCATTGATCGTCCCGATCTGCGCTACCCCAAACATGTGGCCCACACTTCCCGGGACCTGAATGCTTCGGAAACCTCCAAGGCGGCTAACGTCTTTGCCGCCATGCGCCGTCGTGACATTCTGCTCCACCACCCCTACGATGCCTTCTCTACGTCAGTGCAGGCATTCCTGGAACAAGCGGCAACCGACCCCAAGGTTAGGGCAATCAAACAAACCCTGTACAGAACATCTGGGGACTCACCCATTGTGGATGCCTTGGTGGACGCTGCCGAAGCGGGTAAACAGGTTTTGGCTCTTGTTGAGATCAAAGCCCGATTTGATGAGCAAGCCAATATTTCCTGGGCCCGGAAGCTTGAACAAGCCGGGGTGCACGTTGTGTACGGCATTGTTGGTTTGAAAACTCACTGCAAGTTATCTCTTGTGGTGCGCCAGGAACAGGATGGGTTGCGCCGCTACTGCCACATCGGCACTGGCAACTATCACCCCCGCACAGCAAGATACTACGAGGATCTGGGGCTGTTGACCGCCGATAACCAAGTGGGCGAGGATCTGTCCAAGCTCTTCAATCAGCTCTCCGGATACGCACCCAAGTCATCCTTTGACCGTCTGCTAGTGGCTCCGCGCTCCGTGCGTTCAGGATTGATTGAGCGCATAGATAGAGAAATTGCGAACAAGAAGGCAGGGCTTCCGGCCCGAGTTTGCATCAAGGTCAACTCAATGGTGGATGAAGCCATCATTGACTCTCTATACCGTGCTTCTCAGGCCGGTGTGGAGGTTGGTGTGATTGTGCGAGGTATTTGCTCATTGCGTCCGGGCGTTCCGGGGCTCAGTGAAAACATAACCGTTAGATCATTCCTTGGTCGCTTCCTTGAACACTCGCGTGTGTTCACCTTTGCCAACAATTTAGAGCCAGTGGTTTACATTGGTTCCGCGGATATGATGCACAGAAACCTCGACCGCCGGGTTGAGGCGCTGGTTCAGCTTTCCAATGCGGAAGACATCGCCGAGGTCAACTCACTGCTTGAGCGCTATCTTGATCCGGGGACTGCCAGCTGGCATCTGGATAACGAAGGTCAGTGGAAGCGTTTCCATCTCGACAATGAAGGAAAACCTTTGCTCGATATCCAGTCATGGCTGCTCGCCAGCCGTTCACGTTCGCGATCAACACTGCACCGGTAA